The Caulifigura coniformis genome includes a region encoding these proteins:
- a CDS encoding ABC transporter ATP-binding protein, producing the protein MSTQSSAKSDAVINVENVTHLFKQHRALDGISFQVAPKSLHGFVGPNGAGKTTTLKIICTLLKPQSGRIEVFGYNVRDDVKAIRRRIGYMPDHFSMYKQMTVFEYLDFFAAAYGFSLKDRDRIVADVLALTDMDGRKDDLIQGLSRGMQQRVSLARVLVNDPDLLLLDEPASGLDPRARIELMEILRELRRMGKTIFISSHILSELAELCDSVTIVDRGKTKYSGPMDALLETTSENPVYRLRVETQNGEVDGYLDTLKTLGGVLSVDPVEGRPEYRIAIDPARTDVNGLLRNLLDKSIPIAGFSKDQRHLNEAFMDLTERGVRT; encoded by the coding sequence ATGTCGACCCAGTCCTCTGCCAAATCTGACGCAGTCATCAACGTCGAGAACGTCACCCACCTGTTCAAGCAGCACAGGGCCCTCGACGGGATCAGCTTCCAGGTTGCGCCGAAGTCGCTGCATGGCTTCGTCGGCCCGAACGGAGCCGGAAAAACAACGACGCTGAAGATCATCTGCACGCTGCTGAAGCCTCAGTCCGGACGGATCGAGGTGTTTGGTTACAACGTCCGGGACGACGTGAAGGCCATCCGCCGCCGCATCGGCTACATGCCCGACCACTTCAGCATGTACAAGCAGATGACGGTGTTCGAGTACCTCGACTTCTTCGCGGCCGCCTACGGTTTCTCACTCAAAGACCGTGACCGGATTGTCGCCGACGTGCTGGCGCTGACCGACATGGACGGCCGGAAAGACGACCTGATTCAGGGTCTCTCCCGCGGCATGCAGCAGCGCGTGAGCCTCGCCCGCGTGCTCGTGAACGACCCGGACCTGCTCCTGCTCGACGAGCCGGCGTCGGGGCTCGATCCGCGGGCCCGCATCGAGCTGATGGAAATCCTCCGCGAGCTGCGGCGGATGGGCAAAACGATCTTCATCTCCAGCCACATCCTCAGCGAGCTGGCCGAGCTATGCGACAGCGTGACGATCGTCGACCGCGGGAAGACGAAGTACTCCGGCCCGATGGACGCGCTGCTCGAGACGACGTCGGAGAACCCGGTGTACCGGCTGCGCGTTGAGACGCAGAATGGAGAGGTCGACGGCTATCTCGACACACTCAAGACGCTTGGCGGCGTGCTGAGCGTCGACCCGGTCGAAGGCCGCCCCGAATACCGGATCGCGATCGATCCTGCCAGGACGGATGTGAACGGGCTCCTGCGAAACCTGCTCGACAAGAGCATCCCCATTGCCGGCTTCAGCAAGGATCAGCGCCACCTGAACGAAGCGTTCATGGACCTGACGGAACGCGGTGTGCGAACGTAA
- a CDS encoding sulfatase-like hydrolase/transferase → MRSHQAAQAVGLCFLLVGSASAAEQVRPNIVLIIADDLGRGEPGCYGGDLPTPNIDSLAAAGIRFNAGYVTAPFCAASRAALLTGRYQNRYGFEFNPIGAANADPEVGLPLYETTLPDLLRLAGYSTALIGKWHLGGTAAFHPQRRGFDEFFGFLHEGHTYVPSPFEGHVTWLRRRRLPDGGVGRWTSPDGRMIWSTHLNSFEPDYDADNPILRSSQPVDERENLTDAFTREAERFLERNRSQPFFLCLSYNAVHSPIQARSDDLGKFAHIEDIHRRLFASMLSHLDDGIGRVVHKLRELGIEENTLVVFLSDNGGPTRELTSSNHPFRGQKGQLFEGGIRVPMIMKWPARYPKGRVEERMVSALDLLPTATAAAGLTGLQGLDGVDLTPALSTDSTDEIHAGHYWRVGESAAYRAGDWKILCRFHEAGLPVWELFNLKDDPAESTNLAAKNPEQVDRLERAWRVLNNRMIPPNWLQGGRRTTQDERDAARHLFNAPQRMIP, encoded by the coding sequence ATGCGGAGCCATCAGGCGGCACAGGCGGTCGGTTTGTGCTTTCTCCTGGTGGGCTCCGCGTCCGCCGCCGAACAGGTCCGCCCGAATATCGTGCTGATCATCGCCGACGACCTCGGTCGCGGAGAGCCGGGCTGTTACGGCGGCGACCTGCCGACTCCGAACATCGACTCCCTCGCGGCAGCCGGCATCCGGTTCAATGCGGGATACGTGACCGCGCCGTTCTGCGCGGCCTCGCGTGCGGCCCTGCTCACGGGCCGTTACCAGAACCGCTACGGCTTCGAGTTCAATCCCATCGGCGCGGCTAATGCCGATCCCGAAGTCGGGCTGCCGCTTTATGAAACCACGCTGCCGGACCTCCTGCGCCTGGCGGGCTACTCGACGGCGCTGATCGGGAAATGGCACCTTGGAGGCACCGCTGCATTTCATCCGCAGCGCCGAGGATTCGATGAGTTCTTCGGCTTTCTCCACGAAGGGCACACCTACGTTCCGTCACCGTTTGAGGGGCACGTCACCTGGCTGCGTCGGCGCAGGCTGCCGGATGGAGGAGTCGGTCGCTGGACGTCGCCGGATGGACGCATGATCTGGTCAACGCATCTCAACAGCTTCGAGCCTGATTACGACGCCGACAATCCGATCCTGCGATCGAGCCAGCCTGTTGATGAGCGTGAGAATCTCACCGATGCGTTCACCCGCGAGGCCGAACGCTTCCTCGAACGGAACCGGTCGCAGCCGTTCTTCCTGTGCCTGTCGTACAACGCGGTCCACAGCCCCATTCAGGCGCGGAGCGACGACCTCGGGAAATTCGCCCACATCGAGGACATTCATCGCCGTCTCTTCGCCAGCATGCTTTCGCATCTGGACGATGGAATCGGCCGGGTCGTTCACAAGCTGCGGGAACTGGGGATCGAAGAGAACACGCTGGTCGTGTTTCTGAGCGACAATGGCGGGCCGACGCGTGAGCTGACCTCAAGCAACCACCCCTTTCGTGGTCAGAAGGGACAGCTCTTCGAAGGGGGCATTCGAGTTCCGATGATCATGAAGTGGCCCGCGCGCTATCCGAAAGGACGGGTTGAAGAGCGGATGGTCAGCGCGCTCGATCTTCTCCCGACGGCGACCGCCGCGGCCGGACTGACGGGACTGCAGGGGCTGGACGGCGTCGATCTGACCCCGGCCCTGTCGACCGACTCGACCGATGAGATTCACGCCGGTCACTACTGGCGGGTTGGTGAATCGGCGGCCTATCGAGCGGGCGATTGGAAGATTCTCTGTCGCTTCCACGAAGCGGGGCTGCCGGTCTGGGAACTGTTCAACCTGAAGGATGACCCGGCCGAGTCGACGAATCTGGCTGCGAAGAATCCTGAACAGGTCGACCGCCTGGAGAGGGCGTGGCGCGTCCTCAACAACCGGATGATTCCTCCGAACTGGTTGCAGGGGGGGCGTCGAACGACGCAGGACGAACGCGACGCTGCCCGACACCTGTTCAACGCGCCTCAGCGGATGATCCCCTGA
- a CDS encoding PVC-type heme-binding CxxCH protein yields MRAALSALFVFGMVSVLPAADPLPRIPATEPKDVAAKFHAQHRFTMDLLAAEPLTTDPVAMVYDENGRAWVVEMSDYPYTDKKNDVAWQDSTKDLPLGKVRILEDTDGDGDFDKSTIFARDLSWPTGIALFKGGVYIAATPDIWYLKDTDGDLQADVREKVFTGFRKYNVQAVMNNLAWGLDHKIYGAGSSNGGTIQTVGNEGVKPVALSRNDYSIDPNTREFEAISGGARFGNSFDDWGNRFLCNIRNPIQHVLLPSRYLKRNPFLVAPAAVHDVAEAGDTLPVYRTSPPEPWRTLRAERYVAEGTVIPRSETNQAYFTSSSGVTVYRGSAYPSEFRNNVFVGEVAGNLIHRQALEKDGVTFRSHRTEQNAEFVTSDDNWFRAVNFVNAPDGTLHVLDMYRETIEHPWSIPDDIKAMIDLESGRDRGRIYRLSPPGFQAPKPPRLGQATTEELVSLLDHPNAWHRETAHRLLFEKQDRSAIEPLKKLVRSGTPLGRSHALWSLEGLKSLADDDLLAVLSDASAGVREQAIRLAESRFASSPAVLAKAARLVDDEEIRVRFQLAFSLGEVRDPVATGALMRLVERDSGDSWMRVAILSSLVDGADEVLVQLLKQTPLDPQAGPRILRRQLAVCVGARKRPDELASVFAALTSVSVPDSERPALLSVLAGLGEGLKRARVPLRTAAGQAGPDVETRIDALLKDSARIAADDSAAEEMRLEAIELVGLDGFAVAREVLSMLLAPRHSTNVQRAAVRTLTAFPDADVTPLMLEHWRGLSPALRTEVVDQLLARADRTVAVLEAIEAGTIPASQISPARRTLLLKHKDAAIAARAGRLLAAEPAGRRKEVVAEYQSVLNLAGDARRGQALFEKECITCHKNGDKGYDVGPNLSTIRHRTPAEVLMHILDPNREVGPNFVNYVVSIDDGRIATGIIESETATSVVLKRAEGVTETLLRANIEAMSNSGQSLMPEGLEKKLSQQDMADLLVFLLGKK; encoded by the coding sequence ATGCGCGCTGCTCTCTCCGCCCTGTTCGTTTTCGGGATGGTGTCCGTTCTTCCCGCCGCCGACCCGCTGCCGCGGATTCCCGCGACGGAGCCGAAAGACGTCGCTGCAAAGTTTCACGCGCAGCATCGGTTCACGATGGACCTTCTGGCCGCGGAGCCACTGACGACCGACCCCGTGGCGATGGTGTACGACGAGAACGGGCGGGCCTGGGTCGTCGAAATGAGCGACTACCCGTACACCGACAAGAAGAACGACGTCGCCTGGCAGGACAGCACGAAAGATCTCCCGCTTGGCAAGGTGCGCATTCTCGAAGACACCGATGGCGACGGCGACTTCGACAAGAGCACGATCTTTGCCCGCGACCTCTCCTGGCCGACCGGCATCGCCCTGTTCAAAGGGGGCGTCTACATCGCCGCCACGCCGGACATCTGGTACCTCAAGGACACGGACGGCGATCTCCAGGCGGATGTCCGTGAGAAAGTGTTTACCGGCTTCCGGAAGTACAACGTCCAGGCGGTGATGAACAATCTCGCCTGGGGGCTCGATCACAAGATCTATGGCGCGGGTTCCAGCAACGGCGGCACGATTCAGACCGTCGGCAACGAGGGCGTGAAGCCGGTGGCCCTCTCCCGGAACGACTATTCGATCGATCCGAACACGCGCGAGTTCGAAGCGATTTCCGGTGGCGCCCGGTTCGGGAACTCGTTCGACGACTGGGGGAACCGGTTCCTCTGCAACATCCGCAACCCGATCCAGCATGTCCTCCTTCCCAGCCGGTATCTGAAGCGGAATCCGTTCCTCGTCGCCCCGGCCGCCGTGCACGACGTAGCCGAGGCGGGGGATACGCTGCCGGTGTATCGCACGAGCCCGCCGGAACCGTGGCGCACGCTGCGGGCCGAACGCTACGTGGCGGAAGGGACCGTCATCCCGCGGAGCGAGACGAACCAGGCCTACTTCACGTCTTCCAGCGGCGTCACGGTCTATCGCGGGTCGGCCTATCCGTCCGAGTTCAGAAACAACGTGTTCGTTGGCGAGGTGGCCGGCAACCTGATTCATCGCCAGGCCCTTGAGAAGGATGGAGTCACGTTCCGTTCCCACCGGACGGAACAGAATGCCGAGTTCGTCACCTCGGACGACAACTGGTTCCGGGCGGTCAACTTCGTCAACGCCCCCGACGGCACGCTGCACGTGCTCGACATGTATCGCGAAACGATCGAGCACCCGTGGTCGATCCCCGACGATATCAAGGCCATGATCGACCTGGAGAGCGGTCGCGATCGCGGCCGGATCTATCGCCTGAGTCCGCCCGGATTCCAGGCCCCCAAGCCGCCGAGGCTTGGCCAGGCGACCACGGAGGAACTGGTTTCGTTGCTGGATCATCCGAATGCGTGGCATCGGGAGACGGCTCATCGCCTGCTGTTTGAGAAGCAGGACCGTTCGGCCATCGAGCCGTTGAAGAAACTCGTCCGCAGCGGCACGCCCCTGGGGCGATCGCATGCGCTGTGGTCGCTGGAAGGGCTGAAGTCGCTGGCCGACGACGATCTGCTTGCCGTGCTGAGCGACGCATCGGCGGGAGTACGCGAGCAGGCAATTCGCCTCGCGGAATCGCGTTTCGCCAGCTCACCGGCCGTCCTGGCGAAGGCCGCGAGGCTGGTCGACGACGAAGAGATTCGGGTGCGATTCCAGCTTGCGTTCTCGCTGGGGGAGGTCCGCGATCCGGTCGCAACGGGCGCGTTGATGCGGCTGGTCGAGCGTGACTCCGGGGATTCCTGGATGCGTGTGGCGATTCTCAGTTCGCTCGTCGACGGTGCGGATGAGGTTCTGGTCCAGCTCCTCAAGCAGACGCCGCTCGATCCGCAGGCCGGGCCAAGGATTCTCCGACGGCAGCTGGCCGTTTGCGTCGGTGCGCGCAAGCGGCCGGACGAACTGGCGTCCGTGTTCGCCGCGCTGACGTCCGTGTCCGTTCCCGATTCGGAACGTCCCGCGCTGTTGAGCGTTCTGGCGGGGCTGGGAGAGGGACTTAAGCGGGCAAGGGTTCCGCTGCGAACGGCAGCAGGCCAGGCCGGGCCGGACGTCGAGACTCGGATCGACGCGCTGCTCAAGGATTCCGCCCGGATCGCGGCGGATGATTCCGCGGCCGAAGAGATGCGTCTCGAAGCGATCGAACTGGTGGGGCTGGATGGCTTCGCGGTCGCGCGCGAGGTGCTCTCGATGCTGCTCGCCCCAAGGCATTCCACGAATGTCCAGCGGGCCGCGGTCCGGACTCTGACGGCGTTTCCGGATGCGGACGTGACGCCGCTGATGCTCGAACATTGGCGCGGGCTTTCCCCCGCATTGCGGACGGAAGTCGTCGATCAGCTTCTGGCAAGAGCCGACCGCACGGTGGCCGTTCTGGAAGCGATCGAGGCTGGAACGATTCCCGCCTCGCAGATCAGCCCTGCGCGTCGAACACTGCTCCTTAAACACAAAGACGCCGCGATCGCCGCTCGAGCCGGCCGGCTGCTGGCGGCCGAGCCTGCAGGACGCCGCAAGGAAGTGGTCGCCGAATATCAATCGGTCCTCAATCTCGCTGGCGACGCCCGGCGCGGCCAGGCGCTGTTCGAGAAGGAATGCATCACCTGCCATAAGAATGGCGACAAGGGGTATGATGTCGGACCGAATCTCTCGACGATCCGCCATCGCACCCCCGCGGAAGTCCTGATGCATATTCTCGACCCCAATCGCGAAGTCGGGCCGAACTTCGTCAACTACGTGGTTTCGATCGACGACGGGCGGATCGCGACCGGCATTATCGAGAGCGAAACCGCGACGAGCGTCGTCCTCAAGCGGGCCGAAGGCGTGACAGAGACGCTGCTACGGGCCAACATTGAGGCGATGTCCAACAGCGGCCAGTCGCTGATGCCGGAAGGGCTCGAGAAAAAGCTCTCCCAGCAGGACATGGCCGATCTCCTTGTCTTCCTGCTCGGAAAGAAATGA
- a CDS encoding S1/P1 nuclease yields MGSKRWMSRVLVLALAVCWATIGNAWWDCGHKIIASIAYRRLTPEQQKTLVDILRQHPRFEQDFRSKMPKDVPPELEGEWIVQQCSIWPDLTRDFKGADKDKYNHGPWHYQDLPLFLTEADRAAMESRLTLNMVTTLPADLSNPNELNALQAIALSRKTAFDPGAPAPERAVAFCWLFHLAGDIHQPCHASAMFSQRLFPNLNEGDRGGNLVKVTQRGNLHSLWDGFLGSRGQVVEMKNRAVAMMADPEFAALGEKAIQTLDPTTWRAESFELAKEYVYDSEITTFLKALDMSGAAANSMACTVTEDYLKHGGKVSEKRVVEAGYRIGKLLDELK; encoded by the coding sequence GTGGGTTCAAAACGCTGGATGTCTCGCGTGCTCGTCCTCGCGCTGGCAGTGTGCTGGGCAACCATCGGCAACGCCTGGTGGGACTGCGGCCACAAGATCATCGCCTCCATCGCCTATCGCCGACTGACTCCCGAGCAACAGAAGACGCTCGTCGACATCCTCCGGCAGCATCCCCGCTTCGAGCAGGATTTCCGCTCGAAGATGCCGAAGGACGTTCCGCCCGAACTCGAAGGCGAGTGGATCGTTCAGCAATGCTCGATCTGGCCCGACCTGACGCGCGACTTCAAAGGGGCGGACAAGGACAAGTACAACCACGGCCCCTGGCATTACCAGGATCTGCCCCTGTTCCTCACAGAAGCCGACCGGGCCGCCATGGAAAGCCGGCTGACGCTCAACATGGTCACAACACTTCCGGCCGACCTCAGCAATCCCAACGAACTGAACGCCCTCCAGGCGATCGCGCTCTCCCGGAAAACGGCCTTCGATCCTGGCGCCCCCGCTCCGGAACGGGCCGTGGCGTTCTGCTGGCTGTTTCATCTGGCGGGAGACATTCACCAGCCATGCCACGCATCAGCCATGTTCTCGCAGCGGCTGTTCCCCAACCTGAACGAAGGCGACCGCGGCGGCAACCTTGTGAAAGTCACGCAGCGAGGCAACCTGCATTCCCTGTGGGATGGATTCCTCGGCTCGCGAGGCCAGGTCGTGGAAATGAAGAACCGGGCCGTGGCGATGATGGCCGACCCCGAGTTCGCCGCGCTCGGTGAAAAGGCGATCCAGACGCTCGACCCGACAACCTGGCGGGCCGAGAGCTTCGAACTGGCGAAGGAATACGTCTACGACTCGGAAATCACGACGTTCCTGAAGGCCCTCGACATGAGTGGGGCCGCGGCCAACAGCATGGCCTGCACCGTGACGGAGGATTACCTCAAGCACGGCGGGAAGGTGTCGGAGAAGCGAGTCGTCGAAGCGGGATACCGGATCGGAAAACTGCTTGACGAGCTGAAGTAG